In the genome of Enterobacteriaceae endosymbiont of Donacia marginata, one region contains:
- a CDS encoding DedA family protein, which translates to MFNINITKIMNHYGYLIILLGSLIEWETLIIISGMLAHKKILFLHKIIIITITGSVISNQVLFFIGKKYSKKFLSFLKDHNFKIQKYHNLMINYPYIFIIITRFIYGFRLISPITMGITNISNIKFFLLNIIGAIIWTIFFTITGYFFGEIISNWIKDFSKIIKYFLYIVLLFIIIKIIIKIIKKLFFILNKK; encoded by the coding sequence ATGTTTAATATAAATATAACTAAAATAATGAACCATTATGGTTATTTAATTATATTATTAGGATCATTAATTGAATGGGAAACATTAATTATTATTTCTGGAATGTTAGCTCATAAAAAAATATTATTTTTACATAAAATTATTATTATTACTATTACAGGATCTGTGATAAGTAATCAAGTACTGTTTTTTATAGGTAAAAAATATAGTAAAAAATTTTTATCTTTTTTAAAAGATCATAATTTTAAAATTCAAAAATATCATAATTTAATGATTAATTATCCCTATATATTTATTATTATTACAAGATTTATTTATGGTTTTAGATTAATTAGTCCAATTACAATGGGTATTACTAATATTTCTAATATAAAATTTTTTTTATTAAATATTATTGGAGCTATTATTTGGACTATTTTTTTTACTATTACTGGATATTTTTTTGGTGAAATTATATCTAATTGGATTAAAGATTTTAGCAAAATTATTAAATATTTTTTATATATTGTTTTATTATTTATAATAATAAAAATTATTATAAAAATAATAAAAAAATTATTTTTTATTTTAAATAAAAAATAA
- the nuoH gene encoding NADH-quinone oxidoreductase subunit NuoH: MILFSFFNNIELRFLLKIIFILLLLIISGAFLSFAERRILALFQNRYGPNRVGLYGCLQILADMIKIFFKEDWTPNFSNKLLFNISPIIAFNTLLSVFATLPITPKLMISNLDIGILFFFMMASLSIYSILFAGWASNNKYALLGTIRGVAQIISYEIFLGLSLMGIVCQTGSFNLYDIVYYQYKYCWNIIPQFFGFIPFFISSIALCHRYPFDQPETEQELIDGYHIEYSGMKFGLFFIGEYINIIVVSSLIVILFFGGWLGPFFPPIIWYLGKTFIFILLFFLIRASLPRPRYDKVMYFSWFTCLPLTLINLVITAFFVILK, translated from the coding sequence TTTTGCTGAAAGGCGTATATTAGCTTTATTTCAAAATCGTTATGGACCTAATAGAGTTGGATTATATGGATGTTTACAGATATTAGCAGATATGATAAAAATTTTTTTTAAAGAAGATTGGACCCCAAATTTTTCAAATAAATTATTATTTAATATTTCTCCAATTATAGCTTTTAATACATTATTATCTGTATTTGCTACATTACCAATTACTCCTAAATTAATGATATCTAATTTAGATATTGGGATACTTTTTTTTTTTATGATGGCTAGTCTTTCTATTTACTCTATTCTATTTGCAGGATGGGCAAGTAATAATAAATATGCTTTATTAGGAACAATAAGAGGTGTTGCTCAAATAATAAGTTATGAAATTTTTTTAGGTTTATCCTTAATGGGTATCGTTTGTCAAACAGGATCATTTAATTTATATGATATTGTTTATTATCAATATAAATATTGTTGGAATATTATTCCCCAATTTTTTGGTTTTATACCCTTTTTTATTTCTTCTATTGCATTATGTCATAGATATCCTTTTGATCAACCAGAAACAGAACAAGAACTTATTGATGGTTATCATATTGAATATTCTGGTATGAAGTTTGGTCTTTTTTTTATAGGAGAATATATTAATATTATAGTTGTATCTTCTTTAATTGTAATTTTATTTTTTGGAGGGTGGTTAGGTCCATTTTTTCCACCTATAATATGGTATTTAGGAAAAACTTTTATATTTATATTATTATTTTTTTTAATAAGAGCATCATTACCTAGACCTCGTTATGATAAAGTAATGTATTTTAGTTGGTTTACATGTTTACCATTAACATTAATTAATCTCGTTATTACTGCATTTTTTGTAATACTTAAATAA
- the nuoI gene encoding NADH-quinone oxidoreductase subunit NuoI: MKIKKFFKGLISQIRSIFLVWINLFKKRETIMYPEEKIYLPPRYRGRIILTSDVNNNERCVACNLCAVSCPVGCISLKKTVSKNGRSYPKFFRINISRCIFCGFCEESCPTGAIQLIPDFELCELNRKDLIYEKNDLLKNNQGKYTKYNFYDISGVNIKNNDNKKNKDLNIEVDIKNILP; the protein is encoded by the coding sequence ATGAAAATAAAAAAATTTTTTAAAGGTTTAATAAGTCAAATAAGAAGTATTTTTTTAGTATGGATTAATCTCTTTAAAAAAAGAGAGACTATAATGTATCCAGAAGAAAAAATTTATTTACCACCAAGATATAGAGGAAGAATTATACTAACATCTGATGTTAATAATAATGAACGTTGTGTTGCTTGTAATCTTTGTGCAGTATCATGTCCAGTTGGGTGTATAAGTTTAAAAAAAACAGTAAGTAAAAACGGAAGGTCTTATCCAAAATTTTTTAGAATTAATATATCTAGATGTATTTTTTGTGGATTTTGTGAAGAATCCTGTCCTACAGGAGCAATACAATTAATCCCAGATTTTGAATTATGTGAATTAAATAGAAAAGATTTAATTTATGAAAAAAATGATTTATTAAAAAATAATCAAGGAAAATATACTAAATATAATTTTTATGATATTTCGGGGGTTAATATTAAAAATAATGATAATAAAAAAAATAAAGATTTAAATATTGAAGTTGATATTAAAAATATCTTACCATAA
- the nuoK gene encoding NADH-quinone oxidoreductase subunit NuoK → MIPLYHVLIFIIVIFILALTGIIIRNNMLYILIFTEIMINSAALSCIISGNYWKQTEGEIMYIISISISAIETCINLILLIKLYHYKNNINIDSISEMNG, encoded by the coding sequence ATGATACCTTTATATCATGTTTTAATATTTATTATCGTAATATTTATTCTTGCATTAACAGGAATAATTATTCGAAATAATATGTTATATATTTTAATTTTTACTGAAATCATGATTAATTCTGCAGCACTATCATGCATAATTTCTGGTAATTATTGGAAACAAACAGAAGGAGAAATTATGTATATTATATCAATTAGTATATCAGCTATAGAAACTTGTATAAATTTAATTTTATTAATAAAATTATATCATTATAAAAATAATATTAATATTGATTCAATTAGTGAGATGAATGGATGA
- the nuoM gene encoding NADH-quinone oxidoreductase subunit M — MLLPWLILVPFISGLFCWQSEKINFKLPRWISLISISFIFLLSIFECITYKINYNTKTLFIYPVWISEFIFNWIPRFGINFHLAMDGLSLLMINLTGLLGLMAIICSWNEIKKWHGFFHLNLLWILSAVIGVFLSVDMFLFFLFWEIMLIPMYFLISLWGHKGKSGKSRIKAATKFFIYTQSSGLLMLCGILSLVFLNQKTTGILTFEYTSLLNNYVNLKTEFLLMLSFFIAFAVKMPILPFHGWLPEAHSQAPTAGSVDLAGILLKTAAYGLLRFTLPLFPISSLKFSFIAILLGMSGIFYGSLMACIQSDIKKIIAYTSISHMGFILMGIYSHNKLAYQGVIIQMISHGISAAAQFILCGQIYERLKTRNIKLMGGIWNKLNTLPGLFLFFSLASIGIPGTGNFIGEFLILLGTFHTYPICASIASFSLLFSSIYSLNMVQKIFYGPKTKINIIIKNMFLREKIIIFILLILLLILGFYPKIILNISYSTVNSIYNRIMLLNYI; from the coding sequence ATGTTATTACCCTGGTTAATACTAGTACCTTTTATTAGTGGTTTATTTTGTTGGCAAAGTGAAAAAATAAATTTCAAATTACCTCGCTGGATATCTTTAATTTCTATTAGTTTTATCTTTTTATTATCAATTTTTGAATGTATTACATATAAAATTAATTATAATACAAAAACATTATTTATATATCCTGTTTGGATATCAGAATTTATATTTAACTGGATTCCTAGATTTGGAATAAATTTTCATTTGGCGATGGATGGATTATCATTATTAATGATTAATCTTACTGGGTTATTAGGTTTAATGGCAATTATATGTTCTTGGAATGAAATTAAAAAATGGCATGGTTTTTTTCATTTAAACTTATTATGGATTTTAAGCGCTGTTATTGGGGTATTTTTATCTGTAGATATGTTTTTATTTTTTTTATTTTGGGAAATTATGTTAATACCTATGTATTTTTTAATATCTTTATGGGGACATAAAGGGAAAAGCGGAAAAAGCCGTATAAAAGCAGCTACAAAATTTTTTATTTATACACAATCTAGTGGATTATTAATGCTATGTGGAATTTTATCTTTAGTTTTTTTAAATCAAAAAACAACTGGTATATTAACTTTTGAATATACTTCTTTATTAAATAATTATGTAAATTTAAAAACAGAATTTTTATTAATGTTATCTTTTTTTATTGCTTTTGCAGTGAAAATGCCTATCCTCCCATTTCATGGTTGGTTACCTGAAGCACATAGTCAAGCTCCTACAGCTGGTTCGGTTGATCTTGCTGGTATTTTATTAAAAACAGCTGCTTATGGTTTATTAAGATTTACTTTACCATTATTTCCTATATCATCTTTAAAATTTTCTTTTATTGCAATATTATTAGGAATGTCTGGTATATTTTATGGTTCTTTGATGGCTTGTATACAATCTGATATTAAAAAAATTATAGCATATACTTCTATTTCTCATATGGGATTTATTTTAATGGGAATTTATAGTCATAATAAATTAGCTTATCAAGGAGTCATTATACAAATGATATCACATGGAATTTCTGCTGCAGCACAATTTATTCTTTGTGGGCAAATATATGAAAGATTAAAAACAAGGAATATTAAATTAATGGGAGGAATTTGGAATAAATTAAATACATTACCAGGGTTATTTTTATTTTTTTCTTTAGCTAGTATTGGTATTCCTGGTACAGGAAATTTTATAGGAGAATTTTTAATTTTGCTAGGAACTTTTCATACATATCCTATATGTGCAAGTATTGCTTCTTTTAGTTTATTATTTTCTAGTATATATTCTTTAAATATGGTACAAAAAATTTTTTATGGGCCTAAAACTAAAATAAATATTATTATAAAAAATATGTTTTTAAGAGAAAAAATTATTATTTTTATACTTTTAATTTTATTATTAATTTTAGGATTTTATCCAAAAATTATTTTAAATATTTCATATTCTACTGTAAATAGTATTTATAATAGAATTATGTTACTTAATTATATATAA
- the nuoL gene encoding NADH-quinone oxidoreductase subunit L, with the protein MKFLFLIILMPLVSFLILSLFSNYLNKTQISIIGVSFVGISAILTLIIGFIFIKNNILLYQQTLWKILNIDYLYIDFSLYLDKLSLIMLLLITWVGFIIHIFSIWYMENKEGYSRFFAYTNLFISNMILLILANNFILMFFGWEGVGVCSYLLIGFFNKKSKNGLSAIKAFLITRFSDIFLIIGIFFIFKVFNTLSFSKISYLITSSPIYYKAYYLKIISIMLIIGSLGKSAQFPLNTWLIDAMVGPTPVSSMIHAATMVTAGVYLILRNNILFLMNNNILFLTSIIGSITLLLSGWSALTQNNIKRILAYSTMSQLGYMFLALGIHSFHAALFHIIAHAFFKALLFLCVASIITSCNNQQNIFKMGGIKKYFPFIYYCFLCGAISLASLPFITMSGFTKEKILYEILINNHIILFIIGIIGSFFTCLYTIRMIYIIFYGKNNILPIINNKFTHNFPLIVLSILSSHIGIKLLPIKNNILLPNKVLFNNNYYNHILEIISIIIFLISFILYIFYIKKNYLIKIIINYYYKFSFINNFFLHGCYIDFIYKKIFVNIFMKILLIIKNDPIAKFIDFLTIKMINKIGNILLLSQNGYIRWYISLIYLGIILIILYLIILINS; encoded by the coding sequence ATGAAATTTCTTTTTTTAATTATTTTAATGCCATTAGTTAGTTTTTTAATACTATCATTATTTTCAAATTATCTTAATAAAACTCAAATTTCAATTATTGGAGTTAGTTTTGTAGGAATAAGTGCAATTCTTACATTAATTATAGGATTTATTTTTATAAAAAATAATATTTTATTATATCAACAAACTTTATGGAAAATATTAAATATTGATTATTTATATATTGATTTTTCTCTATATTTAGATAAATTATCTTTAATTATGTTATTACTCATTACTTGGGTCGGATTTATAATTCATATTTTTTCAATTTGGTATATGGAAAATAAAGAAGGATATTCTAGATTTTTTGCATATACTAATTTATTTATTTCAAATATGATATTATTAATTTTAGCTAATAATTTTATTTTAATGTTTTTTGGATGGGAAGGGGTAGGAGTATGTTCCTATTTATTAATAGGATTTTTTAATAAAAAATCAAAAAATGGATTATCTGCTATAAAAGCATTTCTAATAACTCGTTTTAGTGATATTTTTTTAATTATTGGAATTTTTTTTATATTTAAAGTTTTTAATACTTTAAGTTTTTCTAAAATATCATATTTAATAACATCTTCCCCTATTTATTATAAAGCATATTATTTGAAAATTATTTCTATAATGTTAATTATAGGATCATTAGGAAAATCTGCTCAATTTCCATTAAATACTTGGTTAATAGATGCTATGGTTGGACCAACACCCGTATCATCAATGATACATGCCGCTACTATGGTTACAGCAGGAGTTTATTTAATATTACGTAATAATATATTATTTTTGATGAATAATAATATACTTTTTTTAACTAGTATTATAGGATCAATAACTTTATTATTATCTGGTTGGTCTGCATTAACACAAAATAATATAAAACGTATTTTAGCTTATTCTACAATGAGTCAACTGGGATATATGTTTTTAGCATTAGGAATTCATTCATTTCATGCTGCTTTATTTCATATAATAGCTCATGCTTTTTTTAAAGCATTACTTTTTTTATGTGTTGCATCTATTATTACTTCATGTAATAACCAACAAAATATATTTAAAATGGGAGGGATAAAAAAATATTTTCCCTTTATATATTATTGTTTTTTATGTGGTGCTATATCTTTAGCATCATTACCTTTTATAACAATGAGTGGTTTTACTAAAGAAAAAATATTATATGAAATTTTAATAAATAATCATATTATATTATTTATAATTGGTATTATAGGTAGTTTTTTTACATGTTTATATACAATACGTATGATTTATATTATATTTTATGGTAAAAATAATATTTTACCTATTATTAATAATAAATTTACACATAATTTCCCATTAATAGTATTAAGTATACTTTCTAGCCATATCGGAATAAAGTTATTACCAATAAAAAATAATATTTTATTACCTAATAAAGTATTATTTAATAATAATTATTATAATCATATATTAGAAATAATATCTATTATTATATTTCTAATTAGTTTTATATTATATATATTTTATATTAAAAAAAATTATCTTATTAAAATAATTATTAATTATTATTATAAATTTTCTTTTATAAATAATTTTTTTTTACATGGATGTTATATAGATTTTATTTATAAAAAAATTTTTGTAAATATTTTTATGAAAATATTATTAATTATAAAAAATGATCCTATTGCTAAATTTATAGATTTTTTAACAATAAAAATGATCAATAAAATAGGAAATATATTATTATTAAGTCAAAATGGATATATTCGTTGGTATATATCATTAATATATTTAGGAATAATATTAATTATATTATATTTAATAATATTAATTAATAGTTAA
- a CDS encoding NADH-quinone oxidoreductase subunit N encodes MTKSLIPLITIITFLILLLIKISIKRNNLTSLIITIWGFILTIISIFYTKNNNFSINYLFLNDMYSNFYIIILICNNIITCLISYKWLSNLKYNKDEFYLLTIISTMGSIVLLNSNNFISMLVGIELISIPIFGLISYNINLKYSLEASIKYVILSTIASSFIILGISFIYLDNGNLNFTFLINHYLFYNKFLVNYLTTIGFCLILVSLSFKLSIVPFHLWTSDVYQGAPTSVTIFLTTFNKLSIFIFLVKFLIYFTQINNNEYFLYKILIILSILSIIFGNIMGVKTKNNIKRLLAYSSIAHIGYMLIILIYNQKNTIHILSLEMMVIYIIGYIVNNLVILGIISLFESFNFQEKNIDKLYYYRGLFWYDPMLAFIFTIMLFSLAGIPLTIGFISKFYLILLSIKMKIWYLTIIIILGSSVGLYYYLRIIISLYLIPSKVNRDWYISKIKNNNFYFFIKNLFLLLTIIIIILGIYPEFIIHYIKNLI; translated from the coding sequence ATGACTAAATCATTAATACCTTTAATTACTATTATTACATTTTTAATATTATTATTAATAAAAATATCTATTAAAAGAAATAATTTAACAAGTTTAATTATTACAATTTGGGGATTTATATTAACAATAATATCTATTTTTTATACTAAAAATAATAATTTTTCAATAAATTATTTATTTTTAAATGATATGTATTCAAATTTTTATATAATTATATTAATTTGTAATAATATTATAACATGTTTAATATCATATAAATGGTTATCTAATTTAAAATATAATAAAGATGAATTCTATTTATTAACAATAATATCTACTATGGGTAGTATTGTATTATTAAATTCAAATAATTTTATTTCTATGTTAGTAGGTATTGAATTAATATCTATACCTATATTTGGTCTAATAAGTTATAATATTAACTTAAAATATTCATTAGAAGCTAGTATTAAATATGTAATTTTATCTACTATTGCATCATCTTTTATAATACTTGGAATATCTTTTATTTACTTAGATAATGGAAATTTAAATTTTACATTTTTAATAAATCATTATTTATTTTATAATAAATTTTTAGTTAATTATTTAACTACAATTGGATTTTGTTTAATTTTAGTAAGTTTAAGTTTTAAATTATCAATAGTGCCATTTCATTTATGGACTTCTGATGTATATCAAGGAGCTCCTACATCGGTAACAATATTTTTAACTACATTTAATAAATTATCTATTTTTATATTTTTAGTAAAATTTTTAATTTATTTTACTCAAATTAATAATAATGAATATTTTTTATATAAAATATTAATAATATTATCAATATTATCTATAATTTTTGGTAATATTATGGGAGTTAAAACAAAAAATAACATTAAACGTTTATTAGCATATTCATCTATAGCCCATATTGGTTATATGTTAATAATTTTAATTTATAATCAAAAAAATACAATACATATTCTTTCATTAGAAATGATGGTAATATATATTATTGGATATATAGTAAATAATTTAGTAATTTTAGGAATAATAAGTTTATTTGAAAGTTTTAATTTTCAAGAAAAAAATATAGATAAATTATATTACTATCGAGGATTATTTTGGTATGATCCTATGCTTGCTTTTATATTTACAATTATGTTGTTCTCTTTAGCAGGTATTCCATTAACTATAGGGTTTATATCTAAATTTTATTTAATACTTTTAAGTATAAAAATGAAAATATGGTATTTAACTATTATTATTATATTAGGAAGTTCTGTAGGTTTATATTATTATTTACGAATTATTATTAGTTTATATTTAATACCATCTAAAGTAAATAGAGATTGGTATATTTCTAAAATAAAAAATAATAATTTTTATTTTTTTATTAAAAATTTATTTTTATTATTAACAATAATAATAATTATATTAGGTATTTATCCTGAATTTATTATTCATTATATTAAAAATTTAATTTAG
- a CDS encoding NADH-quinone oxidoreductase subunit J gives MEIIFYTLELISIIFIFLIIISINPIYSLLYFLISLISISCIFFILGDYFAGSLEIIIYTGAIVILFIFVLMFLDYKNIKLEEEKIFLKKIFFLFIMLFLTLVFFILIFFILKKTYNKKYIFMNFINIKDIGINLFTQYKIIVELISILLLSAIITVFHIGKTQE, from the coding sequence ATGGAAATAATATTTTATACTTTAGAATTAATATCAATAATTTTCATATTTTTAATTATTATTAGTATTAATCCTATTTATTCACTATTATATTTTTTAATTTCATTAATTTCAATATCATGCATATTTTTTATTTTAGGAGATTATTTTGCAGGTTCATTAGAAATTATTATTTATACAGGAGCTATTGTTATTCTATTTATATTTGTTTTAATGTTTTTAGATTATAAAAATATTAAATTAGAAGAAGAAAAAATATTTTTAAAAAAAATATTTTTTTTATTTATTATGTTATTTTTAACTTTAGTATTTTTTATACTTATATTTTTTATTTTAAAAAAAACATATAATAAAAAATATATTTTTATGAATTTTATTAATATAAAAGATATTGGTATTAATTTATTTACACAATACAAAATTATTGTAGAATTAATATCAATACTTTTATTATCTGCAATAATTACTGTGTTCCATATAGGTAAAACACAAGAATAA